One stretch of Leadbetterella byssophila DSM 17132 DNA includes these proteins:
- a CDS encoding polyprenyl synthetase family protein: MSLERFSSSLERAFEEQVFGEHPAELYEPIHYILSLGGKRIRPLLTLLSANLFTKSWETAIEPAMSVEVFHNFTLMHDDIMDQAPLRRGKPTVHHKWDTNRAILSGDVMLVEAYELLSKLEASLLKKAILRFNKVAAEVCEGQQLDMLFAEREEVSKEEYLEMIRLKTSVLVGYSMELGGIVAGASPDACELLYEVGENLGLGFQMTDDILDVYADPKLFGKQVGGDILENKKTWLLLRAMEKSGEDRVRTLLSIEDPDQKILAVRTLFDELNIKAEATSIAEAYFDKAMLGLQALVCPFEVEKEALNTLFLQIRSRQK; the protein is encoded by the coding sequence ATGTCATTAGAAAGATTCAGTTCTTCCCTAGAGAGAGCCTTTGAGGAGCAAGTTTTTGGGGAGCACCCGGCAGAATTATACGAGCCCATACATTATATTTTAAGTTTAGGAGGCAAAAGAATCCGACCTTTACTTACCCTTTTGTCAGCTAATCTCTTTACTAAATCTTGGGAAACCGCTATAGAGCCGGCCATGTCCGTGGAAGTGTTTCATAACTTCACCCTCATGCATGACGATATCATGGATCAGGCCCCATTGAGAAGAGGTAAGCCTACCGTTCACCACAAGTGGGATACTAACAGAGCCATTCTTTCAGGAGACGTGATGCTGGTGGAGGCTTATGAACTTTTGAGTAAATTAGAAGCATCACTCTTGAAAAAAGCGATTCTTCGCTTCAACAAAGTGGCAGCTGAGGTATGCGAAGGGCAGCAATTGGATATGCTCTTTGCTGAAAGGGAAGAAGTAAGCAAAGAAGAATATTTGGAAATGATTCGATTGAAAACTTCCGTACTGGTAGGTTATTCCATGGAATTAGGAGGAATAGTGGCAGGAGCCTCACCGGATGCCTGCGAACTACTGTATGAAGTAGGAGAGAATCTGGGATTAGGCTTTCAAATGACAGATGATATACTGGATGTATATGCTGATCCTAAGCTATTTGGTAAGCAAGTAGGGGGAGATATCTTGGAAAATAAGAAAACCTGGTTGCTGCTAAGGGCCATGGAAAAGAGCGGGGAAGATAGAGTAAGAACTTTACTTTCTATAGAAGATCCGGACCAAAAGATCTTAGCCGTCCGCACCTTGTTTGATGAATTAAATATCAAAGCGGAAGCTACTTCTATAGCTGAGGCTTATTTTGATAAAGCTATGCTTGGTCTACAAGCTTTGGTATGCCCCTTTGAAGTAGAGAAAGAAGCCTTAAATACATTGTTTTTACAGATTAGAAGCCGACAAAAATGA
- a CDS encoding YciI family protein, whose protein sequence is MKHFILFYTTVEGYVEKRAPYRAEHLALVLEYKKAGHIVLAGALKDPVDGAVLVFHVEDPEIIKEFVKKDPYVIHGLIPRWDIREWTTV, encoded by the coding sequence ATGAAGCATTTCATATTATTCTATACCACTGTAGAAGGGTATGTAGAGAAGAGAGCTCCGTATAGAGCGGAACATTTAGCTTTGGTCTTAGAATATAAAAAGGCCGGCCATATCGTCTTGGCCGGCGCTTTGAAAGATCCTGTAGATGGAGCGGTCTTAGTTTTTCATGTAGAAGATCCTGAAATCATTAAGGAATTTGTCAAAAAAGACCCTTATGTGATCCATGGATTGATTCCACGCTGGGATATCCGTGAGTGGACTACTGTTTGA
- a CDS encoding rhomboid family intramembrane serine protease, producing MTLVLILITVGLSIYGFSNPSFLYKLLDNPYAVSRRKEYYRLLTSGFVHADYLHLLLNMYVLYMFGSNMETIFGMSFGPQGGAYFLGLYLLGIIFANIPDQFRHKNNPGYNALGASGGVSAIVFASILIMPLNKLMIFPIPVEIPAWIFAIIYVAYSIYMDKRQSDRVNHMAHLYGALWGVLFMLWAYPGVLPVFFQQIGSSIGF from the coding sequence ATGACTTTAGTCCTTATACTTATCACCGTAGGTTTGAGTATCTACGGATTTTCAAATCCCTCTTTCTTGTACAAACTCTTAGATAATCCCTATGCAGTATCCAGAAGGAAAGAGTATTACCGACTGCTGACTTCCGGTTTTGTGCATGCAGATTATCTGCATCTCCTACTGAACATGTATGTTCTGTATATGTTTGGATCCAATATGGAGACCATCTTTGGTATGAGTTTTGGGCCACAGGGTGGGGCATATTTTCTAGGGCTTTATCTATTGGGAATTATCTTTGCCAATATTCCGGATCAGTTCAGACATAAGAATAATCCAGGCTACAATGCACTTGGGGCATCAGGAGGAGTTTCTGCCATTGTATTTGCCTCTATCTTGATTATGCCTCTGAATAAGTTGATGATCTTCCCCATTCCTGTAGAAATTCCGGCTTGGATCTTTGCCATTATTTATGTGGCTTACTCTATTTATATGGATAAAAGACAGTCAGACCGAGTGAATCATATGGCGCATTTGTATGGGGCATTATGGGGGGTACTATTTATGCTATGGGCTTATCCCGGAGTCTTACCTGTTTTCTTTCAGCAGATTGGCTCTTCCATTGGATTTTGA
- a CDS encoding alpha/beta hydrolase has product MKRILLLLFISFYVQAQKVDTVLVPSASMNKSIKNVVILPDSYDKESEFPVLYLLHGYSGNHSSWIKTKPELPQLASLYKMIIVCPDGQNSWYWDSPENPSMRYETYVSKELVGYMDQTYKTKKSPSGRAVTGLSMGGHGGLWLGIRNQNVFGACGSMSGGVDIRPFPNNWEMKKSLGELADKPENWENHTVINQLHKIQPGKLSIMIDCGTGDFFYAVNKALHEKLLYMNIPHDYTERPGVHNGDYWKVAIEYQMLYFSRFFKQ; this is encoded by the coding sequence ATGAAAAGAATTCTTCTACTCCTGTTCATTTCCTTTTACGTACAAGCACAGAAAGTTGACACGGTACTAGTTCCTAGTGCTTCCATGAACAAAAGCATTAAGAATGTGGTGATCTTGCCAGATTCCTATGATAAAGAATCAGAGTTTCCGGTATTATACTTACTGCATGGATATAGCGGAAATCACAGTTCATGGATCAAAACCAAGCCGGAGTTACCTCAGTTAGCTAGTCTTTACAAGATGATCATTGTATGTCCTGACGGACAAAACTCTTGGTATTGGGACAGCCCCGAAAATCCGTCTATGCGCTATGAAACCTATGTAAGCAAAGAGCTGGTGGGTTATATGGACCAAACTTATAAGACGAAAAAATCCCCTTCCGGAAGGGCGGTTACCGGACTAAGCATGGGTGGACATGGCGGACTCTGGCTAGGAATTCGTAACCAAAATGTTTTCGGTGCCTGTGGATCCATGAGCGGAGGAGTGGATATCAGACCTTTCCCGAACAATTGGGAAATGAAAAAGAGCCTAGGTGAATTAGCAGATAAACCTGAAAACTGGGAAAATCATACCGTCATTAACCAATTGCACAAAATCCAACCGGGAAAACTTAGTATCATGATTGATTGTGGTACGGGCGATTTCTTTTATGCCGTAAATAAAGCCCTTCATGAGAAACTTTTGTACATGAACATTCCGCATGATTATACGGAACGTCCAGGGGTACATAATGGAGATTACTGGAAAGTGGCCATTGAATACCAAATGCTGTATTTCAGCAGATTCTTCAAACAGTAG
- a CDS encoding serine hydrolase domain-containing protein produces the protein MKRILFFVLLAISARAQSVEERIKALGPELNARLDAFKKKQNLASVSYAIVYNGKVVHQNFDGFIEKESKRPATAQSVYRIASMSKSFAGVAVLQLRDAGRLKLEDPVYQYIPELSGQSYSSDSPDITIRHLLTHAAGFPEDNPWGDRQLGISTEEMLAMFKKGISFSTEPGQTYEYSNMAFAMLGYIISQVSGQTYQEYIQEHIWNPLGMKDTYWDYTKVPKDQLVHGYRYFQGDFVAQPIEGDGAYGIMGGILTSTEDFCKYMAFHQGAYLAELAKPGILKTSSLREMHFPWNFNSLNKRGYNGQGQACENVSHYGYGLRLDQNCEQIKMVGHSGGLPGYGSDWKILPQYGLGIVTLTNGTYGSAALLNNEILPYIVAKAQVPATLLPVSPILKQRQSELMSILPEWKEAPIFAVNFFADYYIEVLKEETGKVFKSIGKIKKVNEMVAENALRGYFIIEGEKGKARISFTLSPENPPLIQAYTIHLLP, from the coding sequence ATGAAAAGAATTCTGTTTTTTGTCTTGTTGGCTATTTCTGCGAGGGCTCAGTCCGTAGAAGAAAGAATAAAAGCCTTAGGTCCTGAATTGAATGCCCGATTAGACGCATTTAAGAAGAAGCAGAATCTAGCCAGCGTCTCCTATGCCATAGTCTATAATGGGAAGGTAGTACATCAGAATTTTGATGGTTTTATAGAGAAGGAAAGCAAAAGGCCTGCCACGGCTCAGTCGGTATACAGAATAGCTTCCATGTCTAAGAGCTTTGCCGGAGTGGCCGTTCTCCAATTAAGAGATGCAGGGAGATTGAAACTAGAAGATCCCGTTTACCAGTACATACCTGAATTAAGTGGCCAAAGTTATTCTTCTGATTCTCCCGATATTACCATTCGTCATTTGTTGACACATGCCGCAGGTTTTCCGGAAGATAATCCTTGGGGGGATAGGCAGTTGGGCATCAGTACAGAGGAAATGTTGGCTATGTTTAAGAAGGGTATTTCTTTCTCTACAGAGCCAGGACAAACATATGAATACAGTAATATGGCTTTTGCCATGTTAGGCTACATCATTTCTCAGGTGAGTGGACAAACCTACCAAGAGTATATACAAGAGCACATTTGGAATCCTTTAGGAATGAAGGATACCTATTGGGATTATACCAAGGTTCCTAAAGATCAGTTGGTACATGGCTATCGTTATTTTCAAGGTGATTTTGTAGCACAACCTATAGAAGGTGACGGAGCCTATGGAATAATGGGTGGCATATTGACTTCCACTGAAGACTTTTGCAAATATATGGCCTTTCATCAAGGGGCATATTTGGCTGAATTGGCTAAGCCTGGGATACTGAAGACATCCTCCCTTAGAGAGATGCATTTCCCATGGAACTTCAACAGTTTAAATAAGAGAGGATATAATGGTCAAGGTCAAGCCTGTGAAAACGTCTCTCATTATGGTTATGGCTTACGTTTAGATCAAAATTGTGAACAGATCAAGATGGTAGGTCATTCCGGTGGTTTGCCTGGATATGGTTCCGACTGGAAGATACTACCTCAATATGGCCTGGGTATTGTTACCTTAACGAATGGCACTTATGGCTCAGCCGCATTATTGAATAATGAGATTCTTCCATATATAGTGGCGAAGGCGCAGGTTCCTGCCACTTTACTGCCTGTTAGCCCAATCTTAAAACAGAGACAATCTGAGCTGATGTCTATACTCCCAGAGTGGAAGGAGGCCCCCATATTTGCCGTGAATTTCTTTGCCGACTATTATATAGAGGTCTTGAAAGAGGAGACAGGAAAGGTATTTAAGTCCATTGGTAAGATCAAAAAAGTGAATGAGATGGTGGCTGAAAATGCCTTGAGAGGATACTTTATAATAGAAGGAGAAAAAGGAAAAGCGAGAATAAGTTTTACCTTATCTCCAGAGAATCCACCTCTGATTCAAGCTTATACCATTCACTTATTACCATGA